The following are from one region of the Neurospora crassa OR74A linkage group III, whole genome shotgun sequence genome:
- the ro-2 gene encoding dynactin Arp1 p62 subunit RO2 — translation MFGNNRLPAFHPGLTQSRIRDTTTGSGLWFPGLRSPPLPSESDPANDQLPLPITPEDLYDTPMAPFNPYTYIRCPCSELNPYTKRTPDVTAQGLSRAAQDDDDHTFDPRAARSNYSLYPLEYLSFCEDCHQIRCPRCVAEEIVCYYCPNCLFEVPSSNIRSEGSRCTRSCFQCPICIGPLAVNHVETPPDPNQLLSPDHASSSHSGSYVLSCSYCNWSSTEIGIKFDKPNSIHMQLAKLRNGGETRLTAKERKERRKEQASQGGGGGSSTGQGEEDLDTLLDMETQFANLKSFYQNQLSDANGTGKVGGDPSAALGNLGFDAPASLSRIMSLYTGSSSLHDKKSKSRPGTMREALAPSEGLQLASLDESSAITALQDFESTTGLDAYSSTASTTQLQSQAPYLGASPLHGLTRFTSSLRPIPYLLRTKRSKRCPQCRHIISKPESKVTTTRFRIRLIAGNYIPTITIKQLIIPGLTPPPMPNLPPDTIEPLKPAQFVLTFKNPIFESVRVTLATPATTPGRFPAKVTILCPQFEIDSNTDVWEEALKDNNATSSSSQAQNLSSSTGPEGSGPGGRKRAGTLRPGTAGGASLAGEELGPEVGKVWERGRNWTSIVIEVIPASLVQTAKRDGRGPIKEDEDVLEIPMFVRIEWEAEAPEDEIMPGLSSTKGGNKDGGKEKRELAYWCVLGLGRVARTL, via the exons ATGTTTGGAAACAACAGACTCCCCGCTTTCCACCCAGGCCTCACCCAAAGCCGAATCAGAGACACCACTACCGGCAGTGGCTTGTGGTTCCCCGGGCTGcgatcaccaccactgccctCCGAATCCGATCCCGCCAATGACCAGCTACCGCTACCAATAACACCAGAGGACCTCTACGACACTCCCATGGCGCCCTTCAACCCCTACACCTATATCCGGTGTCCCTGCTCAGAGCTCAACCCCTACACCAAGAGGACTCCCGACGTCACCGCCCAAGGCCTGTCTCGCGCCGCTcaggatgacgacgaccatACCTTTGACCCTCGTGCTGCCCGGTCCAACTACAGCCTCTATCCGCTAGAGTATCTCTCCTTCTGCGAGGACTGCCACCAGATCCGCTGTCCACGATGTGTAGCCGAGGAGATCGTTTGCTACTACTGTCCCAACTGTCTGTTTGAGGTGCCGAGTAGCAACATTAGGAGCGAGGGGAGCAG ATGTACCCGAAGCTGCTTCCAGTGCCCAATATGCATCGGGCCCCTCGCTGTGAACCACGTCGAGACACCACCAGACCCAAACCAGCTGCTTAGTCCAGATcatgcctcttcttcccactCGGGCTCCTACGTCTTGTCATGCTCCTACTGCAACTGGAGCTCTACCGAAATAGGCATCAAGTTCGACAAGCCGAACAGCATCCACATGCAACTGGCCAAGCTACGAAACGGCGGCGAGACGAGGTTGACAGCGAAGGAGCGCAAGGAGCGACGGAAGGAACAGGCCTCccaaggcggcggtggtggcagcagcaccggccagggagaagaagacctaGACACCCTCTTAGACATGGAAACCCAGTTCGCCAACCTCAAGTCCTTTTACCAGAACCAGCTCTCCGACGCCAATGGTACCGGCAAAGTAGGCGGCGATCCCTCCGCCGCCCTGGGCAACCTAGGCTTCGACGCGCCCGCCTCTCTCTCCCGCATCATGTCGCTGTACACCGGCTCCTCCTCGTTGCACGACAAGAAATCCAAGTCGCGACCGGGCACCATGCGCGAAGCGCTTGCTCCCTCCGAAGGTCTGCAACTAGCCTCGCTCGATGAATCCAGCGCCATCACCGCCCTCCAAGACTTTGAATCCACCACCGGCCTCGATGCCTACTCCTCCACagcctccaccacccaacTCCAGTCCCAAGCCCCTTACCTCGGCGCCTCGCCCCTCCACGGTCTCACGCGCTTCACCTCGTCGCTGCGTCCGATCCCCTACCTCCTGCGCACGAAGCGTTCCAAGCGCTGCCCGCAGTGCCGCCACATCATCAGCAAGCCCGAGAGCAAAGTGACCACGACACGCTTCCGCATTCGTTTGATAGCGGGTAACTACATTccgaccatcaccatcaagcAGCTGATCATCCCCGGCCTGACCCCGCCACCAATGCCGAACCTACCACCGGATACCATCGAACCTCTGAAGCCGGCCCAGTTCGTGCTCACCTTCAAGAACCCCATTTTCGAATCGGTGCGAGTTACCTTGGCCACACCAGCCACCACCCCCGGCAGATTCCCTGCCAAAGTCACCATTCTCTGTCCTCAATTCGAAATAGACTCCAACACGGACGTCTGGGAGGAAGCGCTCAAAGATAACAACGccacatcttcctcttctcaaGCTCAAAACCTCTCCAGCTCCACAGGGCCCGAAGGTTCAGGCCCAGGTGGTCGTAAACGCGCAGGCACTTTGCGGCCGGGCACGGCGGGGGGCGCAAGTCTGGCGGGGGAGGAGTTGGGACCGGAAGTAGGCAAGGTGTgggagaggggaagaaaCTGGACGAGTATTGTGATTGAGGTGATACCCGCCAGTCTGGTGCAGACGGCCAAGAGGGATGGAAGGGGACCGAtcaaggaggatgaagatgtgCTGGAGATACCCATGTTTGTCAGGATCGAGTGGGAGGCGGAGGCACCAGAGGATGAGATCATGCCTGGGTTGAGTAGCACAAAGGGGGGAAATAAGGATGGtggaaaggagaagagggagttgGCTTATTGGTGTGTGCTGGGGTTGGGGAGGGTTGCAAGGACGTTGTGA
- the crp-15 gene encoding 40S ribosomal protein S7, translating into MSAPQLNKIAANSPSRQNPSELETAVAGALYDLESNTADLKAALRPLQFVSAREIEVGHGKKAIVIFVPVPSLQGFHRVQQRLTRELEKKFSDRHVLIVASRRILPRPKRSSRSRNTLKQKRPRSRTLTAVHDAILTDLVYPVEIVGKRLRVKEDGSKTLKVILDEKERGSVDYRLDTYSAVYRRLTGKNVLFEFPLVSAEY; encoded by the exons ATGTCTGCCCCTCAGCTCAACAAGATCGCGGCCAACAGCCCCTCTCGCCAGAACCCTTCTGAGCTTGAGACCGCCGTCGCTGGCGCCCTCTACGACCTTGAGTCCAACACTGCCGACCTCAAGGCTGCTCTCCGCCCTCTGCAGTTCGTCTCTGCCCGCGAG ATCGAGGTTGGCCACGGCAAGAAGGCTATTGTCATCTTTGTCCCCGTCCCTTCCCTGCAGGGCTTCCACCGCGTCCAGCAGCG TCTCACCCGTGAGCTCGAGAAGAAGTTCTCTGACCGCCACGTCCTGATCGTCGCTTCTCGCCGTATCCTCCCCCGCCCCAAGCGCTCCAGCCGCTCCCGCAACACCCTCAAGCAGAAGCGTCCCCGTTCGCGCACCCTCACTGCCGTCCACGACGCCATCCTCACCGACCTCGTCTACCCCGTCGAGATCGTTGGCAAGCGTCTCCGTGTCAAGGAGGACGGCTCCAAGACCCTCAAGGTTATCCTTGACGAGAAGGAGCGCGGCTCCGTCGACTACCGCCTCGACACCTACTCCGCTGTCTACCGCCGCCTCACTGGCAAGAACGTCCTCTTCGAGTTCCCCCTTGTCTCCGCTGAGTACTAA
- a CDS encoding oxidoreductase has translation MSVPEKFTGFQVNGPETWTEFHKNEFQPKPFGDYDVDIKIECCGVCGSDVHTISGGWGEQKFPLAVGHEIIGTALRVGPKVTLIKPGQRVGVGAQSYSCLDCRQCKNDNETYCRKQLDTYGAVWPDTGIVSQGGYSSHVRTHEHWVFPIPDALPSTVAAPMLCAGLTAYSPLVRNGCGPGKKVGIVGLGGIGHLGLLFAKALGATVYVISRTHSKEADARKMGADGFLATADPNWNEEHIMTFDLIINTANSFEGFDLDAYLSLLDVHGKWVSVGLPEDEEGIRVRNQTFLKNGCFFGSSHLGSRRETLEMLQLAADKGVRTWVEEVKINEENLKGVMQKMKGAGGRYRFCLTGYEEAFGA, from the exons ATGTCTGTCCCCGAAAAGTTCACCGGCTTCCAGGTCAACGGCCCCGAGACCTGGACCGAGTTCCACAAGAACGAGTTCCAGCCCAAGCCCTTTGGTGACTACGACGTCGACATCAAGATTGAGTGCTGTGGTGTTTGCGGTAGCGATGTTCACACCATCAGCGGCGGGTGGGGCGAGCAGAAGTTCCCTCTTGCTGTTGGACATG AAATCATCGGAACCGCCCTCCGCGTCGGTCCCAAAGTGACTCTCATCAAGCCCGGCCAGCGTGTCGGCGTGGGCGCCCAGTCCTACTCGTGCCTCGACTGCCGTCAGTGCAAGAACGACAATGAGACATACTGCCGCAAGCAACTAGACACTTATGGCGCCGTGTGGCCTGATACCGGCATCGTCAGCCAGGGCGGTTACTCCTCTCACGTCCGCACCCACGAGCACTG GGTCTTCCCAATCCCCGACGCCCTCCCCTCCACCGTCGCCGCTCCCATGCTCTGCGCCGGTCTAACCGCCTACTCCCCTCTGGTCCGCAACGGCTGCGGCCCCGGCAAGAAAGTCGGCATCGTCGGCCTCGGCGGCATCGGCCACCTGGGTCTCTTGTTCGCCAAAGCCCTCGGCGCCACCGTCTACGTGATCTCGCGCACGCACTCCAAAGAAGCCGACGCCCGCAAAATGGGCGCCGACGGCTTCCTCGCTACTGCCGACCCCAACTGGAACGAAGAGCACATTATGACGTTTGATCTGATCATCAACACGGCCAATAGCTTTGAGGGGTTCGACCTGGATGCGTACTTGAGCTTGTTGGATGTCCATGGCAAGTGGGTCAGTGTGGGATTGcccgaagatgaggaggggaTTCGGGTGCGGAACCAGACGTTCTTGAAGAATGGGTGTTTTTTCGGGAGTAGTCATTTGGGGAGCCGCAGGGAGACGTTGGAGATGTTGCAGCTTGCGGCGGACAAGGGGGTCAGGAcgtgggtggaggaggtgaagattAATGAGGAAAACCTAAAGGGGGTGATGCAGAAGATGAAGGGTGCCGGGGGGAGGTATCGGTTTTGTTTGACCGGGTATGAGGAGGCTTTTGGGGCGTAA